In Treponema primitia ZAS-2, a genomic segment contains:
- a CDS encoding HAD family hydrolase yields MSKIHGVAFDLDGTFYPNYRFYVRLLPFILKEYRYLWAFGKARNALRAEFREGEFYDLQARLMGDRLKQDWMAIRERTERIIYRGWEPLFKKVKLYPHVRETLGVFKESGLTLGLLSDFPPVLKLEYLGLDSFWDAVICSEHTNRLKPDQTPFLELARQMNLPPEQILYVGNSVPYDIVGSKQAGMKAALIATNPLKSLLNRSKADFVFSDYRQLRSFVLG; encoded by the coding sequence ATGAGTAAAATCCACGGGGTTGCCTTTGATTTGGACGGAACGTTTTACCCGAATTATCGGTTTTATGTCCGTCTCCTCCCCTTTATTTTGAAGGAATACAGGTACCTCTGGGCCTTTGGCAAGGCCAGAAACGCCCTGCGGGCGGAATTCCGGGAGGGTGAATTTTACGATCTCCAGGCCCGCCTGATGGGCGACCGGCTGAAGCAGGACTGGATGGCTATCAGGGAGCGGACTGAGCGGATCATTTACCGGGGCTGGGAACCTCTTTTTAAAAAGGTCAAGCTCTATCCCCATGTCCGGGAAACCCTGGGCGTTTTTAAGGAGTCGGGCCTTACCCTGGGGCTGCTTTCGGATTTTCCCCCGGTGCTTAAACTGGAATACCTCGGGCTGGACTCCTTCTGGGACGCGGTGATCTGCTCCGAACATACCAACCGGCTCAAGCCTGACCAAACGCCCTTCCTTGAACTGGCCCGGCAGATGAACCTACCCCCGGAACAGATACTTTACGTGGGCAACAGCGTTCCCTACGATATTGTGGGCTCTAAACAGGCGGGCATGAAGGCCGCCCTAATCGCCACCAATCCCCTGAAATCCCTGCTTAACCGAAGTAAAGCGGATTTTGTTTTTTCCGACTATCGCCAATTACGCAGTTTTGTGTTAGGCTAA
- the arfB gene encoding alternative ribosome rescue aminoacyl-tRNA hydrolase ArfB, with the protein MNQSILRQTIRLAAQASFSRSGGPGGQNVNKVNTKVTLRLALRDLAGISEPELNRLRETLGSRISAGDGGEEIVIAASEERSQHTNLERAYARLEMLVTNGAQLPKRRRPTKPTRASREQRLQSKHLHGQKKQERQTPGME; encoded by the coding sequence ATGAACCAATCCATTCTGCGCCAAACAATCCGTCTCGCCGCCCAGGCAAGCTTCTCCCGCTCCGGTGGTCCCGGTGGGCAGAATGTCAACAAGGTGAACACCAAGGTTACCCTGCGCCTGGCCTTGAGGGATTTAGCGGGGATTTCCGAGCCGGAGCTGAACCGCCTGCGGGAAACCCTGGGGTCCAGAATTTCCGCCGGAGATGGCGGGGAGGAAATCGTCATCGCCGCCAGCGAGGAACGGTCCCAGCATACCAACCTGGAGCGAGCCTATGCCCGGCTGGAAATGCTGGTAACTAATGGTGCCCAGCTCCCCAAACGCCGACGCCCCACCAAACCCACCCGAGCCAGCCGGGAACAGCGGCTGCAATCAAAGCATCTCCACGGGCAGAAGAAGCAGGAGCGGCAGACACCGGGGATGGAGTAA
- a CDS encoding PPC domain-containing protein, producing MMLFRLYVPILLFFGLNTLVFAQLATNSPAQSVKPDANEPDSMVSPQLITPDNSWISRTIHENDTDWFSFTVDSDRELIIETKGDMDTYMVLYDAQSGNELASDDDGGDEGNSKIDYINQKKTSYLVKVTSFSNETTGSYQFQARTETLARDISEPNDTRSQATTITLGIPANGIFQSAADIDWYRVTVPAGGGQLVVYTEGSRDTYIELWSGADEKLAEDDDSGANFNAQAKAVVPAGIFYIKVTELEGYLGRYTLNARVQEPPKPDSYENDNTPGTAKPIALGAPQEHTFSDASDIDWVRFTITQAGSYEIRCNASDSLLDSYLELYDANENSIAENDDDGDSLNARIRQRLEPGTYLIKVRTLSSDPLADNRYTLRVSLVR from the coding sequence ATGATGCTATTCCGATTGTATGTACCTATACTGTTGTTTTTTGGTTTGAACACCCTGGTTTTTGCGCAACTTGCAACGAATTCCCCTGCCCAGTCGGTTAAACCGGATGCGAATGAACCGGACAGCATGGTATCCCCTCAGCTCATTACGCCGGACAATTCATGGATTTCCAGGACCATCCACGAAAATGATACCGACTGGTTCAGCTTTACCGTAGACAGTGACCGTGAGCTTATCATAGAAACAAAGGGCGATATGGATACCTATATGGTTCTCTATGATGCACAATCCGGGAACGAGCTTGCGTCGGACGATGATGGCGGTGATGAGGGAAACTCAAAAATTGATTATATCAATCAAAAAAAGACAAGCTATCTGGTTAAAGTAACCAGTTTTAGTAACGAGACTACAGGCTCCTACCAGTTTCAGGCCCGTACCGAAACACTTGCCCGGGACATCAGCGAACCGAACGATACCCGTTCCCAGGCAACAACCATCACCCTGGGAATCCCGGCCAACGGTATCTTCCAGTCCGCTGCGGATATTGACTGGTACCGGGTCACGGTTCCCGCAGGGGGTGGGCAGTTGGTTGTTTATACCGAAGGCAGCCGGGATACCTACATTGAGCTTTGGAGCGGGGCAGATGAAAAGCTTGCGGAGGATGATGATTCAGGCGCCAACTTTAATGCCCAGGCAAAAGCCGTTGTTCCGGCGGGAATCTTTTATATCAAGGTTACTGAACTTGAGGGGTACCTGGGCCGTTACACCCTGAATGCCAGAGTTCAGGAGCCTCCCAAGCCTGACAGCTATGAAAACGACAATACACCGGGAACCGCAAAACCCATTGCCCTTGGAGCCCCCCAGGAGCATACCTTTAGTGACGCCTCGGATATTGACTGGGTGCGGTTTACCATTACTCAGGCGGGTTCCTATGAAATCAGATGTAACGCCTCAGACAGTCTGCTGGACAGTTATCTTGAATTATATGATGCCAATGAAAACAGCATCGCTGAAAACGATGACGATGGGGACAGCCTTAACGCCCGGATCAGGCAGCGGCTGGAACCGGGAACCTACCTAATCAAGGTACGGACCCTGAGTTCCGACCCCCTGGCGGATAATCGCTATACCCTCAGGGTTTCGCTGGTACGATAG
- a CDS encoding SpiroCoCo family coiled-coil protein — protein MIFTVGNLLTLGIVVIALILFRQVDRNNRSLDKMRKYGEHLKEDLDGFVAQKEAAVRDYGVELDVHLKSAKELMHRLQVTDEDLGAKATAVANLDEKIKTYDSTLGELVRMTVRVQENLNRIRDESSFVEGVGKRVSEAKEKLTLVEKGLADLGRHFEQENAASLERAAESMLGEVRSTVADLRAAAETVERQVDDHREAVNRVEKSRTENLARDMETVEKTLREAVEQAGLRADKMEEAALVKLREQAMERVQRFQTVVEEKLKVYQESSKARLTDIQDLAKTIKEEWKADFAVMDGQQKNNKEEWKRDIQDLNSQIQDSRDDWKNLVEQSSTEVRNVTASVAALEANTARTVAELEARLRELDGQTANAVTLMKERLSKTIEDAGQKALETADAKLGEYRAAQAREFERLGSLSEDGAKLDAELRRYMQETENRVRSDFALFERDFAGTRNAAAAEFASGMDALRAEVAGLEKELTALKADAYDRVSDKLKTFEDEFAADLFRRRDEFDTRLGKWKDSLDSELTGLAEESREGRRKLEQNFEDELQRRFADEDARMVSELEHLKAEAGAFEEGIRNQLAQADETLGTLKDQLDRNLDDARLSAESSVKAELGRFSLSMAETLKQYQREIEEDLRKISAQVEFRSGEFGELLDESRRNIDEWQGKFAGQMRDLDVSVDEYRRKVRDLGTENDERIATVRTAIENIREEAATQRSEAFTHTGEQVKVLDAAIKDADRRIKEFQAQTKLFEQADQLKTDLERKIEDMRSDMSGLEQRRAEAAELEIKFVKIKRLEEDVDAKMVNFQSEKRRIELMEADFNRLLQTSQSVKEKLAQVSATDDTLQAVQVQIRRLEDALSDTEEKYQRIEKKNQTLEETNSGIDQNFRALQEAEKTVQRVNLDMQRLTEEEASLRSSIEKLVAENSKAKEAAEKISSLDELLSAVESRMEKLQTVRESLAKAETRFQEINKSAQEQFKFMAALLKDEEPGKRRKERGAPPIGSRETVIRLKQQGWSVEEIANTMKLAVGEVELILEMGNRGV, from the coding sequence ATGATTTTTACGGTTGGAAATCTTTTAACCCTGGGTATAGTTGTCATCGCCCTTATCCTGTTTCGTCAAGTTGACAGGAACAACCGTTCCCTGGACAAGATGCGCAAGTATGGGGAGCACCTCAAAGAAGACCTGGACGGTTTTGTAGCCCAGAAGGAAGCCGCTGTCCGGGACTACGGGGTAGAACTGGATGTGCATCTCAAGTCCGCCAAGGAGCTGATGCACCGGCTCCAGGTGACCGACGAGGATCTGGGAGCCAAAGCTACGGCGGTGGCGAACCTGGATGAAAAAATCAAAACCTACGATTCCACCCTGGGCGAACTGGTCCGCATGACCGTCCGGGTGCAGGAAAATTTGAACCGCATACGGGATGAATCCTCCTTTGTGGAGGGGGTGGGGAAACGGGTCTCGGAGGCCAAGGAAAAGCTCACCCTGGTGGAAAAGGGCCTGGCAGACCTGGGCCGGCATTTTGAGCAGGAGAACGCCGCTTCCCTGGAAAGGGCCGCCGAGTCCATGTTGGGAGAAGTCCGGTCCACGGTGGCGGATCTCAGAGCTGCGGCGGAAACCGTAGAACGCCAGGTGGATGATCACCGGGAGGCGGTGAACAGGGTAGAAAAGTCCCGGACCGAAAACCTTGCGCGGGATATGGAGACCGTGGAAAAAACCCTGCGTGAGGCGGTGGAGCAGGCGGGGCTTCGGGCGGACAAGATGGAAGAGGCCGCCCTGGTTAAGCTTCGGGAACAGGCCATGGAGCGGGTTCAGCGTTTCCAGACCGTGGTGGAAGAAAAACTCAAGGTCTACCAGGAAAGTTCCAAGGCCCGGCTCACGGACATACAGGATCTGGCGAAGACCATCAAGGAAGAGTGGAAGGCTGACTTTGCGGTGATGGACGGTCAGCAGAAAAACAATAAAGAAGAATGGAAACGGGATATCCAGGATCTGAACAGCCAAATCCAAGATAGCCGGGATGACTGGAAGAACCTGGTTGAACAGAGTAGCACAGAAGTACGAAATGTAACGGCCTCGGTGGCCGCCCTGGAAGCTAATACCGCCCGGACCGTGGCAGAGCTTGAGGCCAGGCTGCGGGAACTGGACGGGCAGACCGCCAATGCGGTTACCCTCATGAAGGAGCGGCTGTCCAAAACCATCGAGGATGCAGGGCAAAAGGCCCTGGAAACGGCGGACGCCAAGCTCGGTGAATACCGGGCGGCCCAGGCCCGGGAATTTGAGCGCCTGGGTTCCCTGTCTGAGGACGGGGCCAAGCTGGATGCGGAACTGCGCCGGTATATGCAGGAAACAGAAAACCGGGTGCGCTCTGACTTTGCCCTCTTTGAGCGGGATTTTGCCGGTACCCGGAATGCGGCAGCTGCGGAATTTGCTTCGGGAATGGACGCGCTCAGGGCGGAAGTCGCGGGGCTTGAAAAGGAACTGACCGCTCTCAAGGCGGATGCCTACGACCGGGTATCGGACAAACTCAAGACCTTTGAGGACGAATTTGCCGCAGACCTGTTCCGCCGCCGGGATGAATTCGACACCCGGCTCGGCAAGTGGAAGGATAGCCTGGACTCAGAACTGACCGGGCTTGCCGAAGAATCCCGGGAGGGTCGGCGCAAACTGGAGCAGAATTTCGAGGACGAACTCCAGCGCCGCTTTGCCGACGAGGACGCTCGGATGGTATCCGAGCTTGAGCACCTTAAGGCCGAAGCGGGGGCCTTTGAAGAGGGGATACGAAACCAGTTAGCCCAAGCGGATGAAACCCTGGGGACCCTGAAGGATCAGCTTGATCGGAACCTGGATGATGCCCGCCTGAGCGCCGAATCCTCGGTCAAGGCGGAGCTCGGCCGCTTCTCCCTTTCCATGGCGGAAACCCTTAAGCAGTACCAGCGGGAAATCGAGGAGGATCTCCGGAAGATTTCCGCCCAGGTGGAATTCCGCAGCGGCGAATTCGGGGAACTCCTGGACGAATCCCGGCGGAACATCGACGAATGGCAGGGCAAGTTCGCCGGCCAGATGCGGGACCTGGACGTTTCGGTGGACGAATACCGCCGCAAAGTCCGGGACCTTGGGACCGAAAACGATGAGCGCATTGCAACGGTTCGCACAGCTATTGAAAACATCCGGGAAGAAGCCGCCACCCAGCGGAGCGAAGCCTTTACCCATACCGGCGAGCAGGTAAAGGTGTTGGATGCAGCTATCAAGGACGCTGACCGGCGGATCAAGGAATTCCAGGCCCAGACCAAACTCTTTGAACAGGCGGATCAGCTAAAAACCGATTTGGAACGGAAAATCGAAGATATGCGCAGTGATATGAGCGGCCTTGAACAGCGCCGGGCCGAAGCTGCGGAGCTGGAGATCAAATTTGTCAAGATAAAACGCCTAGAAGAAGATGTGGACGCCAAGATGGTAAACTTCCAGTCCGAAAAACGCCGCATCGAACTTATGGAGGCGGACTTCAACCGCCTGCTTCAGACCTCCCAGTCGGTAAAAGAAAAACTCGCCCAGGTTTCCGCCACCGACGACACCCTCCAGGCTGTCCAGGTGCAGATACGCCGCCTGGAAGATGCCCTCAGCGATACTGAGGAAAAGTACCAGCGCATAGAAAAGAAAAACCAGACCCTGGAAGAAACCAATTCGGGTATTGATCAGAACTTCAGGGCCCTGCAGGAAGCAGAAAAGACGGTGCAGCGGGTGAACCTGGACATGCAGCGGCTTACCGAAGAGGAAGCCTCCCTCCGATCCTCCATAGAAAAACTTGTCGCAGAGAACAGCAAAGCTAAGGAAGCTGCGGAAAAAATTTCCTCTCTGGACGAACTCCTGAGCGCCGTGGAAAGCCGCATGGAAAAACTACAAACCGTCCGGGAATCCCTGGCCAAAGCGGAGACCCGGTTTCAGGAAATCAACAAGAGCGCCCAGGAACAGTTTAAGTTCATGGCCGCCCTGCTCAAAGACGAGGAGCCGGGCAAGAGACGGAAAGAACGGGGCGCCCCCCCCATAGGCTCACGGGAAACGGTAATCCGGCTGAAGCAGCAGGGCTGGTCGGTCGAGGAGATTGCCAATACGATGAAACTTGCGGTGGGTGAAGTGGAGCTGATCCTGGAAATGGGGAACCGGGGGGTCTGA